One Passer domesticus isolate bPasDom1 unplaced genomic scaffold, bPasDom1.hap1 HAP1_SCAFFOLD_37, whole genome shotgun sequence genomic window carries:
- the LOC135292547 gene encoding neurofilament heavy polypeptide-like, with protein sequence MENKLPEKKNKHPEKKETKISERKESKAPEKKESKAPEKKNTKALERKETKFPEKKETKAPERTESKLPEKKYKPPEKKETKFPERKETKVPETKEIKSPKKESKATEKKEMKSPEKKESKALVKREIRILKKETKSPEKRSKPPEKKETKFPERKEIKIPEKEIKAPKKKEPKAPKKGEAKA encoded by the coding sequence atggaaaacaaacttccagaaaagaaaaacaaacatccagaaaagaaagaaaccaaaatctcagagaggaaggaaagcaaagccccagagaagaaggaaagcaaggccccagagaaaaagaacacaaaagcattagagaggaaggaaactaaattccctgagaagaaggaaaccaaagccccagagaggACGGAAagcaaactcccagaaaagaaatacaaacctccagaaaagaaggaaaccaaattcccagagaggaaggaaaccaaagTCCCGGAGACGAAGGAAATCAAAAGCccaaagaaggaaagcaaagccacagagaagaaggaaatgaaaagcccagagaaaaaggaaagcaaagccctAGTAAAGAGGGAAATCAGAATtctaaagaaggaaaccaaatctccagagaagagaagcaaacctccagaaaagaaggaaaccaaattcccagagaggaaggaaatcaaaatcccagagaaggaaatcaaagcaccaaaaaagaaggaacccaaagccccaaagaagggggaagccaaagcctga